GCGGCCAGCAGTCCTTCGATCTGGTTACAATGCGGGCAGACGAAGCGGACACCGGGGTGCTTTGGGTCTTCGAAACCGGGGGAGATCAAAAAAAGCGTGTCCTTGGCCATGGCATCCATCATGTGAGGGTGAGATTTCCAGCTCACAGTGCAGACGGCCAAAGCGCGGGTCCAGAAAGCAATTCTTGCTTTGAAACAAAGATTTCCTTCGCGCTAAATTATTGATGAAATTGATTTTTTTAGAATTCGGTCAATCGGCACCGCTGTTCTGAACGACTTGTTTCACAAGCAATGTTTTTCTCGAAAACGAACTTGGCGCGCGAAGGTGCAAACGCAGCTGGGAGCCGTTTCCGCGATAAAAAAACCGGCAAAACTGCCGGTTCATTTGGTTCTCGCGGACCTCTCGATCGGGGTGGAGGTGTGCGGATGCATCCGATGCGCCAATATTCACTCGCTTTTCCAGGCCGTCGACAAATCGCCATAGGCAATGTCGATGGTCGTGACGAGGGACTTCAGGCTGGTGTTGCGAAGAATGACGGTCGGCAAAGCAACGATCGAGAAATTCGGCAGGTCATCGCCGACAACTTTCTGGATCTCATGGAACTGCCCGGCTCGTTTCGTTTCATCCACCTCGATAGCGGCGGCCCGGAAAAGGTCGTCGACCGTCGGATTGTTGTAGTGGGCAGCGTTGACATAAGGCGCGGGGTTCTTGATGCCGTCGGACCAATAGAGGCGCTGCACGCCCGCCGTCGGATCGAACAACCGGCTGATACCATTCACCGTCAGGTCAAAACCGCGCTCCGTATAGACGCGCTTGATGAAGGTGGCGAGATCGCCTTCGACGATATCCACCTTCACGCCCAGTTTGCCGAAGGATGAGCGGAGATATTCGGAGGTTTTGCGGAAGACGTCGGACGGCAGAAAGGCGAGCCGCAGCGAAAAGCGAGTGCCATCCGCGCCCTTAGGATACCCCGCCTTGTCCAACAATTCGTTCGCCTTGGCCAGATCAAAGGGATAGGTGAAGGGCTTCTCGTCATTATAGGTGGAGAAGACCGCCGGAATGTTTGAACCGGCTGGTTTGGCCGTCCCGAAGAAGATCGCGTCATTGATGAAATTGCGGTCAATGGCATGGGCCAGCGCGTGGCGAACCTCCTTCTTCGCAAGGATCGCGTTCTCCAGATTGAACTCGAATATCGCGGCATTGTTGAGATAGGCGTCGGTATAGACCTCCACCGCCAGTTTCGGATTCTGCCGCAGGCGCTCCAGATCGCTGTAGGAGACATCGGCAGTGTAATCAGCCTCCCCCGTTTCCACAGAAATAGTGGTGGAAGCCGCGTCCGCAACAAAGCGCGCGACGAAACCGTCGAGATAGGGCAGATCGGCCTGCCAATAATCCGGGTTCTTCTTCAGCTTCACGTAGCTGCCGCGCTTCCATTCCTCAAACACGAAGGGGCCTGTGCCGACAGGCGCGTTGCCGTTCGGGCTCTCATTGTAATTCTCAGAGGCATAGGCATGGGCCGGCAGAATGGGCGTTTCGCCGCCGGTCAGCGCCCGCAGAAGATAGGGCGCGGGTTTGGAAAGCACCACGACGGCAGTCAGCGGATTGGGCGTTTCGATATCGGCAAGATTGGCGAAGGTAATACGCCCGCGCGGCCCGACCTTCTTGAAGGCCAGCAGCGAAAATTTCACATCCTGCGCGGTAAAATCCTTGCCGTCATGCCATTTGACACCCTTGCGCAGCTTGAAGGTGTAGCGCAGCCCGTCGGCGGACGTTTCCCAGCTTTCGGCAAGCACGGGATGCGGCTTGAACTCGCTGTCGAACCGGACCAGCCCTTCGAGGATTTTCGTGGAAATAGCACGGGTGCGGGTGTTGGAATCGGAAAGCGGTACCAGCGTCGTTGGCTCGCCAAGACCTGCAAGAGTGACGATCCCACCCTTTTTCGGCGTCTCCGTCGCCAGAGCAGGCATTGACGGCAACAGCATGGCCCCGGCAAGGGCAGCACTCAGAAGCAATGTCTTACGTCTTGTAATATCCATGGATGTTTCCTCTTGCAGGCTTGTTATTAAATTTTCAGGCAGGTCTCAGCCGGGTTTCCACCAGCCGGGCAAACAAGGTGGCGCCGACCGGCAGAATGGCGTCGTCGACAATGAAACCGGGATTATGAGCCGGCACGGTGCCGGAATGACCGAGGGTGAAAAACGCACCGGGTGCATGTTTCAGGAGATCGGCGAAATCCTCGCTGCCCATGAAGCGGCCGGGCTCGGTGGAAACGCGCTCATCTCCCAGGACCTCGCGCGCCACGCTGGCCACGATCTCCACCGACGCGTCATCATTGGTCAGAACCGAGAATATATCGCGAATATCCACCTCGGCGGTGAGACCATGGGCGGCGGCAATGTGATCCGAGATCGTACGGATTCGGCCGCGGATCGTTTCACGCACGCTGTCGGAGAAGGCCCGCACAGTGCCTGCAATCGAGGCCGTCTCGGGAATGACATTATAGGCCGATCCCGCCTCGATGCGGGTGATCGACAGCACGGCGGGGTCGGTCGGTGAGACGTTGCGGCTGACGATGGTCTGCAAGGCCTGGATGAGTTCACCCGTCGCCGGCACCGGATCCCGCGAGACATCCGGGTGCGCGGCATGGGCACCCCTGCCCTTCAGGCGAATATCGAAGAAATCCGCGCCTGCCAGAATGGTGCCGGGTGAAACCTTCAGATAATTGGGCGCGGCATGGGTGGAATTGTGCAGCCCATAAATTTCATCGACCGGGAAATCCTTGAAGAGCCCGTCGGCGATCATGGCGCGTGCGCCGCCCAGACCTTCCTCGGCTGGCTGAAAAATGAAGACCACCGTGCCGGCAAAATCACGGGTTTCCGCGAGATAACGTGCGGTGCCGAGTAAAATTGTGGTGTGCACATCATGCCCGCAGCCATGAAACTTGCCGGGATAGACGGATGTATAGGGCAATCCGGTTTCTTCGGGCATCGGCAGTGCATCCATATCGGCTCGCAACCCGATGGAGCGATTGCCCGCATGCCGGCCGCGCAACACGCCGACCACGCCGGTCTTGCCATAACCGCGATGCACCTCGATGCCCCAGGAGGTGAGCTTTTCCGCGACGATGCCGGAGGTGCGCACCTCTTCGAAACCGATTTCCGGATGCTGGTGCAGATCGTGGCGAATGGAGACGAGTTCGGGAACATAGGTCCCGATCCGGTCTATGACTTTCGGGGCGGGTGTTTTGACGGGGTCGACGGCAATATTCACGGTATCTCCTCAGGGCAAAAAATATCGTTCTCGCAATCTCGGCGATTGCGAAGTGCGGGCTTTGGAACTGGAAAGGTGGGGCGATGAGAGACGTCAGAGCCTCAGGCCCGCCTCCTTCATCAAGGGCAGAATGCGCTGCGCGAAATATTCTAGATCTTCGCG
This is a stretch of genomic DNA from Agrobacterium fabrum str. C58. It encodes these proteins:
- a CDS encoding ABC transporter substrate-binding protein; this encodes MDITRRKTLLLSAALAGAMLLPSMPALATETPKKGGIVTLAGLGEPTTLVPLSDSNTRTRAISTKILEGLVRFDSEFKPHPVLAESWETSADGLRYTFKLRKGVKWHDGKDFTAQDVKFSLLAFKKVGPRGRITFANLADIETPNPLTAVVVLSKPAPYLLRALTGGETPILPAHAYASENYNESPNGNAPVGTGPFVFEEWKRGSYVKLKKNPDYWQADLPYLDGFVARFVADAASTTISVETGEADYTADVSYSDLERLRQNPKLAVEVYTDAYLNNAAIFEFNLENAILAKKEVRHALAHAIDRNFINDAIFFGTAKPAGSNIPAVFSTYNDEKPFTYPFDLAKANELLDKAGYPKGADGTRFSLRLAFLPSDVFRKTSEYLRSSFGKLGVKVDIVEGDLATFIKRVYTERGFDLTVNGISRLFDPTAGVQRLYWSDGIKNPAPYVNAAHYNNPTVDDLFRAAAIEVDETKRAGQFHEIQKVVGDDLPNFSIVALPTVILRNTSLKSLVTTIDIAYGDLSTAWKSE
- a CDS encoding M20 aminoacylase family protein, with protein sequence MNIAVDPVKTPAPKVIDRIGTYVPELVSIRHDLHQHPEIGFEEVRTSGIVAEKLTSWGIEVHRGYGKTGVVGVLRGRHAGNRSIGLRADMDALPMPEETGLPYTSVYPGKFHGCGHDVHTTILLGTARYLAETRDFAGTVVFIFQPAEEGLGGARAMIADGLFKDFPVDEIYGLHNSTHAAPNYLKVSPGTILAGADFFDIRLKGRGAHAAHPDVSRDPVPATGELIQALQTIVSRNVSPTDPAVLSITRIEAGSAYNVIPETASIAGTVRAFSDSVRETIRGRIRTISDHIAAAHGLTAEVDIRDIFSVLTNDDASVEIVASVAREVLGDERVSTEPGRFMGSEDFADLLKHAPGAFFTLGHSGTVPAHNPGFIVDDAILPVGATLFARLVETRLRPA